The Desulfobacterales bacterium genome contains a region encoding:
- a CDS encoding KH domain-containing protein, with protein MKDLISYIAQALVDRPEDVSVTEVEGNQTSVLELKVAKEDLGKVIGKQGRTAQAMRTILSAASAKLKKRTVLEIIE; from the coding sequence ATGAAAGACCTGATCAGCTATATCGCTCAAGCACTAGTGGATCGCCCGGAAGATGTCAGTGTAACTGAGGTTGAGGGAAATCAGACATCGGTCCTTGAACTTAAAGTGGCCAAAGAGGATTTGGGCAAAGTTATTGGCAAACAAGGCAGAACAGCTCAGGCCATGCGAACGATACTCAGCGCCGCATCTGCCAAATTAAAAAAGCGCACTGTGCTGGAAATTATTGAATAA
- the rimM gene encoding ribosome maturation factor RimM (Essential for efficient processing of 16S rRNA), with protein sequence MNKPEPIKERVIIGKIVGVHGIKGILKIHSYAESLEIFAPDTIITVSTPDGSQKGYDIDWIKPHSRGALLALKNVNHRDQAKTLVGADLQIEKAALPELETGVYYWYELIGLKVLTTDDRYLGRLESIIETGANDVYVVKNDEREVLIPALESVVQTIDIESNLMRVDLPDGLEED encoded by the coding sequence TTGAATAAACCGGAACCCATAAAAGAACGCGTCATCATTGGAAAGATTGTGGGGGTCCACGGCATTAAAGGCATCCTCAAGATTCATTCATATGCCGAATCGCTGGAAATTTTCGCGCCGGACACCATCATAACGGTCAGCACCCCCGACGGCAGCCAGAAAGGTTACGACATCGACTGGATCAAGCCACATTCCCGGGGAGCGCTTCTGGCATTGAAAAACGTCAACCACCGTGATCAGGCAAAAACATTGGTCGGCGCCGATCTGCAGATCGAAAAGGCGGCGCTTCCAGAATTAGAGACAGGTGTTTATTACTGGTATGAGTTAATCGGTCTAAAGGTTCTTACAACCGACGATCGCTACCTCGGGCGCCTTGAATCGATCATCGAAACCGGCGCCAATGATGTCTATGTTGTTAAGAATGACGAGCGCGAGGTCTTGATTCCGGCGCTTGAATCGGTTGTGCAGACCATCGATATTGAATCCAATTTAATGCGGGTTGACCTGCCCGATGGTCTGGAAGAAGATTAG
- a CDS encoding YraN family protein, which produces MKNWRQKFGEQGEALAVRHLKKAGYKIIETNYRTRLGEIDIIAKEKDTLVFVEVKSRTSVQFGSPKWAVTPKKQKKISMVALYYLKATNQSSARARFDVVSVISNQDTPRVDIIKNAFDLAYE; this is translated from the coding sequence ATGAAAAATTGGCGGCAAAAATTTGGCGAACAGGGTGAGGCGCTTGCGGTTCGGCATTTGAAAAAAGCGGGCTATAAAATTATCGAAACCAATTATCGCACCCGCCTGGGCGAAATAGATATCATCGCCAAAGAAAAAGATACCCTTGTTTTCGTGGAGGTCAAATCCAGGACTTCGGTACAGTTCGGAAGTCCTAAATGGGCGGTAACCCCTAAAAAACAAAAGAAAATATCAATGGTGGCCCTCTATTACCTTAAAGCCACCAATCAAAGCTCAGCCCGGGCCCGATTTGATGTGGTTTCCGTGATATCCAATCAGGACACACCACGGGTCGACATTATTAAGAATGCCTTTGATTTAGCTTATGAGTGA
- the trmD gene encoding tRNA (guanosine(37)-N1)-methyltransferase TrmD, with protein sequence MRYIVLTIFPDMFAPFWEHGIIRKAIEEKNIFASTLNIRDFAEDKHQVTDDRPYGGGSGMVMKPEPLAAAIRAAEQKAPNARKILLSPQGRVFNQKIAHKLAASKELIFVCGRYEGVDDRIDHNLIDDEISIGDYVLTGGELAAMVVIDAVTRQIPGTLGGEDAAQKDSFADGLLEHAHFTRPQVFEGKAVPDTLLSGHHKEIENWRLESALMRTLIRRIDLLQKKELCAREIEILEKWSRNIQNILSWHHKDHLKKESDT encoded by the coding sequence ATGAGATATATCGTATTAACCATCTTTCCGGATATGTTTGCTCCTTTTTGGGAGCACGGGATTATTAGAAAAGCCATAGAAGAAAAAAACATTTTTGCCTCTACCCTGAACATCAGGGATTTTGCCGAAGACAAGCACCAGGTAACTGACGATCGACCTTATGGTGGCGGCAGCGGGATGGTCATGAAGCCTGAACCTTTGGCCGCAGCTATCCGGGCTGCCGAACAAAAAGCGCCGAACGCCCGAAAAATTCTGCTATCACCACAGGGACGTGTTTTCAATCAAAAAATCGCACACAAACTGGCCGCGTCAAAGGAGCTTATTTTCGTGTGCGGGCGCTATGAAGGCGTTGATGACCGCATCGATCACAACCTGATTGACGATGAAATTTCTATCGGAGACTATGTCTTGACTGGCGGCGAACTGGCCGCCATGGTTGTCATCGATGCCGTCACGCGGCAGATCCCCGGCACGCTGGGGGGTGAAGATGCTGCCCAAAAAGACTCTTTCGCAGATGGGTTGCTCGAACACGCCCACTTTACGCGCCCGCAGGTCTTTGAAGGCAAAGCCGTACCGGATACGCTGTTATCCGGACATCATAAAGAGATTGAAAATTGGCGGCTGGAATCAGCGCTGATGCGAACGTTAATCAGGCGCATCGATCTTTTGCAAAAAAAAGAATTATGCGCCAGGGAGATCGAAATATTAGAAAAGTGGTCCCGGAATATCCAAAACATTTTAAGTTGGCACCACAAGGATCATTTAAAAAAAGAATCGGACACCTGA
- a CDS encoding ParM/StbA family protein: protein MEVLGIDIGFGFTKATDGKETVIFKSIFGDASEIQFWADFGDSRPTDHIHVSIDGKSYFVGDLAEQQSSVLNFTLDQERLITDYVRILALTIAGLFLKNNTPINVPINVVSGLPIGFFKQNHERFNEILTGHHTVTYHSHSGEKTTREIYINKVRMLPQPLGSILNCLMDEDGKIINEEMANQKVGVVDIGFRTTDFTILDHLRYIDRGSRTFDNGISKGFGVISNKLREKCGVSVELYRLYKAAEEGTIKMRGHGFSFEKIRDQVYSQLASTIANDLDRLWADDWDIDSIILTGGGCRELASYLHPLITGNIIPTDSSADPRLNNVLGYAKYGKYIWGEASIENPAATEAGTPQPESEPDTTDRISRGGLSQVK from the coding sequence ATGGAAGTTCTGGGCATTGATATCGGTTTTGGTTTTACAAAAGCCACCGATGGTAAGGAAACCGTCATATTTAAATCAATTTTCGGGGATGCATCTGAAATCCAATTCTGGGCGGATTTTGGTGACAGCAGGCCAACGGATCATATCCATGTGTCCATCGACGGCAAATCCTATTTTGTGGGCGATTTGGCCGAGCAACAGTCCAGCGTTTTAAACTTTACGCTCGACCAGGAACGGCTGATCACCGATTATGTCAGAATTCTGGCACTGACCATTGCAGGACTGTTTTTAAAAAACAATACACCGATCAATGTTCCCATCAATGTTGTCTCTGGATTGCCGATTGGATTTTTTAAACAAAACCATGAGCGTTTTAACGAGATTCTGACCGGACATCACACAGTCACCTACCATTCCCACAGCGGTGAAAAGACCACCCGTGAAATTTATATTAACAAGGTGCGCATGCTGCCGCAGCCCCTGGGCAGTATCTTAAACTGCCTGATGGATGAAGACGGCAAGATTATCAACGAGGAGATGGCCAATCAAAAAGTGGGGGTGGTCGATATTGGTTTTCGCACCACCGACTTTACCATTCTTGATCATTTACGCTATATCGACCGTGGCAGCCGCACTTTTGACAACGGTATTTCAAAGGGATTTGGTGTTATTTCAAACAAACTCAGAGAAAAATGCGGCGTCAGTGTCGAGCTTTACCGTCTGTACAAAGCGGCTGAGGAAGGCACCATCAAGATGCGCGGCCACGGCTTCTCATTTGAAAAAATCAGGGATCAGGTCTACTCACAGCTAGCGTCGACCATTGCGAATGATCTTGACCGGCTCTGGGCTGATGATTGGGATATCGATTCCATCATTCTGACCGGAGGCGGTTGTCGGGAGTTGGCCAGTTACCTTCACCCACTGATTACCGGCAACATTATTCCGACAGACAGCAGCGCCGACCCTCGGCTTAATAATGTCCTCGGTTATGCCAAATACGGCAAATATATCTGGGGCGAAGCATCAATTGAAAACCCGGCAGCCACTGAGGCTGGAACCCCGCAGCCGGAGTCTGAACCAGATACCACTGATAGAATTTCAAGGGGTGGTTTGTCACAGGTAAAATGA
- the rsmI gene encoding 16S rRNA (cytidine(1402)-2'-O)-methyltransferase, with amino-acid sequence MSDTKNFPKRGVLYVVATPIGNRDDITLRALDILRSVDLVAAEDTRKSGRFLSHHGIKKSLISYHEHNEIQRAPQLIGKLLDGTSIALISNAGTPAVSDPGFRLIAAAVEKKIKVAPIPGVSAATAAISVSGLPTDSYMFVGFAPKKKGRRITFLTALGDPSCSLIFYESPKRIHSLLQDIIACMGDRKAVLAREMTKLHEEFIRGRLSQILETISARPVVKGECTLLVAGSDSIEKPDIESIQTELKKALDKKTGSLSEIARTFAQKYDLPKKTVYDLALVVRGKKSEARSQKSRLRSVELRRGKQRTDDRRKKTKL; translated from the coding sequence ATGAGTGACACCAAAAATTTCCCAAAAAGAGGGGTCCTATATGTCGTCGCCACACCAATAGGCAACCGGGACGACATTACCCTCAGGGCGCTCGACATTTTACGATCGGTTGATCTGGTGGCAGCCGAAGACACCCGTAAATCCGGCCGTTTTTTGTCCCATCACGGTATAAAAAAGAGCCTGATCTCTTATCATGAACACAACGAGATACAGCGCGCCCCGCAGCTGATCGGAAAATTGCTGGACGGGACATCGATCGCGCTAATCTCCAATGCCGGTACACCGGCCGTATCCGATCCCGGTTTTCGATTGATAGCAGCCGCCGTTGAAAAAAAGATCAAGGTAGCCCCGATCCCGGGGGTATCCGCCGCCACGGCTGCCATAAGCGTATCCGGTCTACCCACCGATTCGTATATGTTTGTCGGGTTTGCCCCTAAAAAAAAGGGTAGACGCATTACATTTCTGACCGCTTTGGGGGATCCGTCCTGTTCCCTCATTTTCTACGAGTCACCCAAGCGCATTCATTCACTCCTGCAGGACATCATTGCCTGTATGGGAGATCGCAAGGCCGTCCTTGCACGGGAAATGACCAAGCTGCATGAGGAATTTATAAGGGGCAGACTGTCTCAAATTCTAGAGACCATCAGCGCTCGACCGGTGGTGAAGGGTGAGTGCACCTTGCTGGTGGCAGGCAGCGATTCAATAGAAAAACCGGATATCGAAAGCATCCAGACTGAGCTTAAAAAAGCGTTGGACAAAAAAACGGGCAGCCTCTCCGAAATCGCCCGCACGTTTGCTCAAAAATATGATCTTCCGAAAAAGACGGTTTATGATCTGGCGCTGGTGGTCAGAGGAAAGAAGTCAGAGGCCAGAAGTCAGAAGTCCCGTCTTCGCTCTGTCGAGCTACGCCGCGGCAAGCAGAGGACGGATGACAGAAGAAAAAAGACAAAATTATAA
- a CDS encoding RNA methyltransferase: protein MPNLYVALMHYPVVNKNGETIASALTNLDLHDISRATKTYGLKAFFVVTPLEDQKDLVEKIISHWTEGIGAQYNPKRRSALEMIRVNDAYADVVDQITASEGVHPITIATCARRYPASISYKKCRSMLKNGKPHVLVLGTAWGLSEDFILTADYVLEPIVGKTDYNHLSVRSAAAIIFDRLLVQQ, encoded by the coding sequence ATGCCCAATCTTTATGTTGCATTGATGCATTACCCGGTGGTCAATAAAAACGGCGAAACAATAGCATCCGCCTTGACCAATCTGGATTTGCACGATATATCGAGGGCCACCAAAACATATGGCTTGAAGGCATTTTTTGTCGTAACGCCCCTTGAGGACCAAAAAGATCTGGTGGAAAAAATCATTTCTCATTGGACTGAAGGCATTGGGGCGCAATATAATCCCAAGAGGCGCAGCGCTCTGGAGATGATCCGGGTCAATGACGCATACGCGGATGTGGTCGACCAGATAACCGCTTCAGAGGGCGTGCATCCAATAACGATTGCAACCTGCGCGCGAAGGTACCCGGCGAGCATCAGTTATAAAAAATGCCGTAGTATGTTGAAAAACGGTAAACCACATGTGCTGGTATTGGGCACCGCCTGGGGGTTGAGCGAAGATTTTATATTAACAGCCGATTATGTGCTCGAACCGATCGTAGGGAAAACAGACTACAACCATCTTTCGGTGCGTTCTGCGGCGGCGATTATATTTGACCGGCTATTGGTTCAACAGTAA
- the ffh gene encoding signal recognition particle protein, translating into MLDSLSDRLNSIFRKLKGHGKLTEKNIEEGLKEVRMALLEADVHYRVVKGFIADIKERAMGQEVLESLTPGQQVIKIVNQNLTELMGGRNEQLNLSGRTPVAIMLVGLQGSGKTTTAGKLSVFLRKKGRKPYLVPADVYRPAAIEQLQKLGNQLDVPVFPSSTDQTPVQICQEALSGAQQQGCDTLLLDTAGRLHIDEALMAELADIKTAVNPSDILLVADAMTGQDAVNIAKAFNETLDIGGVVLTKMDGDARGGAALSIKSITDKPIKFIGVGEKLSDLEAFHPDRMASSILGMGDVLTLIEKAQDVVDQKKAEALEKKLRKSQFTLEDFRDQMVQIRKMGSFNDLLKMIPGMGQMKQLKNLQVDEKEFVRIEAIINSMTAQERQNHQIINGSRRKRIANGSGTRVQDVNKLLKNYTQMLKMLKKLNQGGMRGMGRGVLPF; encoded by the coding sequence ATGCTCGACAGCTTAAGTGACAGATTAAATTCAATTTTCCGCAAGCTCAAAGGCCATGGCAAGCTGACGGAAAAAAATATAGAGGAAGGGCTGAAAGAAGTCCGCATGGCCCTTTTGGAAGCCGACGTCCATTATCGGGTTGTCAAAGGCTTTATCGCTGATATCAAAGAGCGGGCGATGGGTCAGGAGGTCCTGGAAAGCCTGACACCCGGCCAGCAGGTTATCAAAATTGTCAATCAAAATCTGACAGAATTGATGGGCGGGCGCAACGAGCAGCTTAATCTTTCGGGCAGAACGCCGGTTGCCATCATGCTGGTTGGCCTTCAGGGCTCCGGCAAAACGACGACGGCTGGCAAACTATCTGTATTTTTGAGGAAAAAAGGACGCAAACCGTACCTGGTCCCGGCAGATGTTTACCGCCCGGCTGCCATCGAACAGCTGCAAAAGCTTGGTAACCAGCTGGATGTGCCGGTTTTCCCGTCGAGCACGGATCAAACGCCGGTTCAAATCTGTCAGGAGGCGCTCAGCGGTGCGCAGCAGCAAGGATGCGATACGCTGTTGCTGGATACCGCCGGGCGTCTGCACATCGATGAAGCCCTTATGGCGGAACTAGCGGATATCAAAACTGCCGTTAATCCGTCTGATATTTTGCTGGTGGCCGATGCCATGACCGGTCAAGATGCGGTCAATATTGCCAAGGCATTCAATGAGACCCTGGATATCGGTGGTGTCGTTCTGACCAAGATGGATGGCGATGCCCGCGGCGGCGCGGCCCTATCCATTAAGTCCATAACCGACAAGCCGATCAAGTTCATCGGCGTCGGTGAAAAACTAAGCGATCTGGAAGCATTTCATCCGGATCGGATGGCGTCCAGTATTCTGGGCATGGGTGATGTCCTTACCCTGATAGAAAAAGCACAGGATGTCGTCGATCAAAAGAAAGCGGAAGCACTTGAAAAAAAGCTAAGAAAAAGCCAGTTTACGTTAGAGGACTTCCGCGACCAGATGGTGCAGATTCGAAAGATGGGCTCTTTTAACGATCTGTTAAAAATGATCCCGGGAATGGGGCAGATGAAACAATTGAAAAATCTGCAGGTGGATGAAAAAGAATTTGTTAGAATTGAAGCCATTATTAATTCCATGACCGCTCAGGAAAGGCAAAATCATCAAATAATCAACGGCAGCCGGCGTAAGCGCATTGCCAATGGGAGCGGCACCCGGGTTCAAGACGTAAACAAGCTTTTAAAAAATTATACGCAGATGTTAAAAATGTTAAAAAAATTAAACCAGGGTGGCATGCGCGGTATGGGCCGCGGAGTGCTGCCATTTTGA
- the rplS gene encoding 50S ribosomal protein L19, whose amino-acid sequence MMEKIEQLEKEQMRLDHPAFGPGDNVKVHVKIKEGEKERIQVFQGVVIGKRKGSTNATFTVRKVSYGVGVERIFPLHSPAIDKIEVVTRGRVRRAKIYYLRKLRGKAARIKERRLN is encoded by the coding sequence ATGATGGAAAAGATTGAACAGTTGGAAAAAGAGCAAATGCGACTTGACCACCCTGCGTTTGGACCGGGCGATAATGTCAAAGTCCACGTAAAAATAAAAGAAGGTGAAAAAGAACGTATACAGGTATTTCAGGGCGTGGTTATCGGCAAACGCAAGGGTAGCACGAATGCAACATTTACGGTTCGCAAAGTTTCCTACGGAGTCGGCGTAGAAAGAATTTTTCCGCTGCACTCGCCTGCCATCGATAAAATTGAAGTGGTCACCCGGGGCCGGGTCAGGCGTGCCAAAATTTATTATCTGCGCAAACTCAGAGGCAAAGCCGCCAGGATCAAAGAGCGCCGTTTAAATTAG
- a CDS encoding tRNA 4-thiouridine(8) synthase ThiI, whose protein sequence is MNTRRQNIRALGLCSGGLDSTLAGLLLREQGIDVEWISFETPFFTAAKARKASEKTGIPLTVKPIYPVYMKMLRNPPAGYGKQMNPCMDCHALMFKLAGEMMAANNFDFLFSGEVLGQRPMSQTKSSLMYVAKHSGFKGYILRPLSAKKLPETIPEKEGWVDREQLLDIAGRGRKRQIELASKFGLTDYPAPAGGCLLTDVGYSRRLKDLFDHQDTCTEEELHLLKYGRHFRLNRDAKLIVGRTEKDNENILKYHDSKMDTIIDVKDYPSPIALVPNGGSDQEVYLASSICVGYSKASNLTPIEVVVKSPAGKRVIEVIGIPTSDFKKLLI, encoded by the coding sequence ATGAATACAAGAAGACAAAACATACGCGCCTTAGGCCTTTGTTCAGGCGGCCTGGACAGCACGCTGGCCGGTCTGTTGCTGCGCGAGCAGGGCATTGATGTTGAATGGATCTCCTTTGAAACACCTTTTTTTACGGCGGCCAAAGCCCGCAAGGCCTCCGAAAAAACCGGCATTCCTCTGACGGTCAAACCCATTTACCCGGTTTACATGAAGATGCTCAGGAATCCGCCGGCCGGATACGGCAAACAGATGAACCCGTGTATGGATTGCCACGCGCTCATGTTCAAACTGGCCGGGGAGATGATGGCGGCCAACAATTTCGATTTTCTGTTTAGTGGAGAAGTCCTGGGGCAGCGACCCATGTCCCAGACGAAATCGTCTCTGATGTATGTGGCCAAGCACTCCGGTTTCAAGGGATACATCCTGCGTCCCCTGAGCGCCAAGAAACTTCCGGAAACGATTCCTGAAAAGGAAGGCTGGGTTGACCGGGAGCAGCTGCTGGATATTGCCGGACGGGGTCGCAAACGGCAAATTGAGCTGGCCTCTAAATTCGGCCTCACAGATTACCCAGCTCCGGCCGGCGGCTGCCTGCTGACCGATGTCGGCTATTCCCGCCGGTTGAAGGACTTATTTGACCATCAGGACACATGCACCGAAGAAGAATTGCACCTTTTAAAATACGGCCGCCATTTTCGTCTCAACCGAGACGCGAAACTGATTGTCGGGCGCACCGAAAAAGACAATGAAAACATATTAAAATATCACGATTCCAAAATGGATACGATTATTGATGTCAAGGATTACCCCAGCCCCATCGCATTGGTTCCGAACGGCGGATCAGATCAAGAGGTTTATCTGGCCAGCTCAATATGCGTCGGTTACAGCAAAGCATCCAACCTGACCCCCATCGAAGTGGTTGTCAAAAGCCCGGCGGGCAAACGGGTTATCGAAGTCATCGGTATCCCCACCTCGGACTTCAAAAAGCTGCTCATTTAG
- the rpsP gene encoding 30S ribosomal protein S16 has protein sequence MGVRIRLARHGAKKKPFYRIVAADGESPRDGKFLEKLGTYNPLKDPAEITLNQDRINYWIEKGAIPSDTVRSLFKKEGIFADKA, from the coding sequence ATGGGTGTTAGAATTAGACTGGCAAGACACGGGGCCAAGAAAAAGCCGTTTTATCGAATCGTCGCTGCTGACGGTGAAAGCCCCAGAGACGGAAAATTCCTCGAAAAATTAGGTACATATAACCCCTTAAAAGATCCGGCAGAGATCACCTTAAATCAGGATCGTATCAATTACTGGATCGAGAAAGGTGCCATTCCGTCAGACACGGTAAGAAGCTTATTCAAAAAAGAAGGCATTTTCGCCGATAAAGCATAG
- a CDS encoding 4'-phosphopantetheinyl transferase superfamily protein, translating to MKMDSIRIPHSAFRDKTIYPVIMAVPEVIKDLTPKKRVQYLSQHARRALEISAEKSGVRIGKLDQDERKAPLPFDGTYWSITHKAAYVGGVVAPSPVGIDIEKVCSRSSALFQKTASESEWELADRTIETFFRYWTAKEAVLKAAGIGLKALSQCRVSRVPDAQHLEIKYNTDTHIVEHHFFDDHIASILKDKFKIDWTIV from the coding sequence ATGAAAATGGACTCAATCCGCATTCCGCATTCCGCATTCCGAGATAAAACAATATATCCCGTGATAATGGCTGTTCCGGAGGTGATTAAAGATCTAACACCCAAAAAACGCGTCCAGTATTTGAGTCAGCATGCCCGTCGGGCGTTGGAAATATCGGCTGAAAAAAGTGGCGTGCGGATCGGCAAACTGGATCAAGATGAGCGCAAAGCGCCGTTGCCCTTTGACGGAACCTACTGGTCGATTACGCACAAGGCAGCGTACGTCGGCGGTGTGGTGGCCCCCTCACCGGTCGGTATTGATATTGAAAAAGTTTGTTCAAGAAGCTCAGCTTTGTTTCAAAAAACAGCATCTGAATCTGAATGGGAACTGGCGGATAGGACCATTGAGACCTTTTTCCGGTACTGGACGGCAAAGGAGGCCGTGCTAAAAGCTGCCGGCATTGGTCTTAAAGCGCTTTCACAATGCCGTGTTAGCCGAGTACCGGACGCGCAACATCTTGAGATCAAATATAATACCGATACCCATATTGTTGAGCATCATTTTTTTGACGACCATATTGCCTCGATTCTCAAAGACAAGTTTAAGATCGATTGGACAATTGTTTGA
- a CDS encoding ribonuclease HII, with protein sequence MDLWFFEKKATEKGFKTVAGIDEAGRGPLAGPVVSAAVILPPNFSIVDVTDSKKLSAKKRALLYDGIYEQAISVGIGIVDAVEIDRINILQASLLAMSMATLNLTPQPDCLLIDGPFRISSHLSQKPIAKGDTLSVSIAAASIVAKVTRDRLMEKYHEYYPQFEFYKHKGYPTLAHKEAIREFGYCPIHRKTFRGVKEYS encoded by the coding sequence ATGGATTTGTGGTTTTTCGAAAAAAAAGCCACTGAAAAAGGATTCAAAACGGTTGCCGGTATTGACGAGGCCGGTCGGGGTCCCCTGGCCGGTCCCGTTGTTTCTGCAGCAGTGATTCTGCCGCCGAACTTTTCGATCGTCGATGTTACGGATTCGAAAAAATTGTCAGCCAAAAAAAGGGCCCTTTTGTATGATGGGATCTATGAGCAGGCAATTTCAGTGGGTATTGGCATCGTCGATGCGGTTGAGATCGATCGCATCAATATCCTGCAGGCGTCGTTGTTGGCGATGTCCATGGCAACCCTCAATCTAACCCCCCAGCCCGATTGTCTTCTGATCGACGGTCCATTCAGAATTTCATCTCATCTTTCTCAAAAGCCGATTGCCAAGGGCGATACCCTCAGCGTATCGATTGCCGCAGCCTCGATTGTGGCCAAAGTCACTCGAGATCGCCTGATGGAAAAGTATCACGAATACTATCCACAATTTGAATTTTATAAGCACAAAGGCTACCCCACCCTGGCGCACAAAGAGGCCATCCGCGAATTTGGATATTGTCCGATTCATCGGAAGACCTTTAGGGGCGTCAAAGAATACTCGTGA
- the rlmN gene encoding 23S rRNA (adenine(2503)-C(2))-methyltransferase RlmN: protein MKTLGKKINIMELSRERLNSWLASRHIESYRADQILKWVYTRQTDSFDRMTDLSQDLRARLMDNFTIDRLTIEHIATSNDGTRKYVFKLKDSKRVESVLIPERDHYTLCISSQVGCAQNCEFCFTAQMGFQRNLSKAEIVSQVRDIKHDLKDPKLLTNLVFMGMGEPLANYRNLVAAIDIITDGRFGFGFAGRRVTVSTAGLASRLADLGRDTRANLAVSLNAADNQTRSRLMPINRKFPIEKLLEACRHFPLPGGRRVTFEYVLLKDVNDAADDAHRLAKLLRPIKSKINLIPFNSHPGCGYQRPTEDAILRFQKILIDKNYTVMIRRSKGQDISAACGQLAVRGAGL from the coding sequence ATGAAAACTCTCGGTAAAAAAATAAATATTATGGAGCTTTCCAGAGAACGCTTAAACAGTTGGCTGGCGAGTCGCCACATTGAATCCTACCGGGCCGATCAGATTCTGAAGTGGGTTTACACACGCCAAACAGACTCATTTGACCGCATGACGGACCTATCGCAGGATCTCCGTGCCCGCTTGATGGATAATTTTACCATCGACCGCTTGACTATTGAGCACATCGCAACATCCAATGACGGCACCCGCAAATATGTGTTTAAGCTTAAAGACAGCAAACGCGTTGAAAGTGTCCTGATACCGGAACGCGACCATTATACCTTGTGCATTTCGAGTCAGGTGGGCTGTGCTCAAAATTGTGAATTTTGCTTTACCGCCCAAATGGGTTTTCAGCGCAATTTAAGCAAGGCCGAAATTGTTTCTCAGGTTCGCGACATTAAACATGACCTCAAAGATCCCAAATTGCTGACCAACCTGGTTTTTATGGGTATGGGCGAACCATTGGCCAATTACCGCAATCTGGTCGCCGCCATCGACATCATCACCGACGGGCGCTTTGGTTTTGGTTTTGCCGGGCGTCGGGTGACCGTCTCGACGGCCGGTCTGGCATCCCGGCTGGCCGATCTGGGCCGCGATACCCGAGCGAATCTGGCGGTCTCGCTCAATGCAGCCGACAATCAAACCCGCAGCCGTTTGATGCCGATCAATCGAAAATTTCCTATTGAAAAATTACTCGAAGCCTGCCGGCACTTTCCGCTGCCCGGCGGCCGGCGCGTCACTTTTGAATATGTCCTTTTAAAAGATGTCAACGACGCCGCCGATGATGCCCATCGTCTGGCCAAACTACTGCGGCCCATTAAATCCAAAATCAACTTGATACCGTTCAATTCCCACCCGGGATGTGGTTATCAACGGCCAACCGAAGATGCCATCCTGCGATTTCAAAAAATTCTAATCGATAAAAACTACACGGTCATGATCCGGCGCAGTAAAGGACAGGATATTTCAGCCGCCTGTGGGCAGTTAGCTGTAAGGGGGGCAGGTTTATAG